The region GCCGTTGGAACCCTGAGAGCGGCGAACTGATCGGCAAAGTGGAAATACCCTGCCCCAACGTGACGTCTTGCTGTTTTGGTGGCGAAAATTTCGATCAGCTGTATATCACTACGCCACGAAAAGGGCTCGATGACGAGCAGCTGAAAAAATACCCCAACGCCGGCGGCCTGTTTCTCTGTCAGCCAGGCGTCCGCGGTGCCGCGACGACTCCTTTCGCCGGGTAAAATCGCCTTGGCGAAATAGTGTACTGGTGTATACTGTCGGCTGGAAAGAAAACCGGTCCCGCTTGGTTTGCGCGAAGCGGGGGCCGGGGGAAGGATTTAGCCACAGAGATCACCGAGGAAAGAGCCGGGCCGTTAGCATAACCACGATTCATTTCCATTGGTTAGTCTTGCCCCATTGGGTAGCCCGGTTTGCTTGCAAACCGGGGAGGCGAAGCCGAATCGAGGTCTTTGTGTGCGGCCAACCCAATGGAAAGACCTCTATTCGCTGCGCTCCCCAAGTTGCAAGCAACCATGGGCTACCCGGCGAAGATGTAGGAAAGTCTCCGCCTCGGTGAACTCTGTGTCCTCTGTGGCTAAATCCTTCTTCTGACGGTAAGTCTTCCAGTCACCCAGCGAAGCAGGCAGCTTGTAAGCGGCAGTATTGTTTAATGGACCCTATGCGGAAAGCGATTGGCCGGGGAACGAGTGAGAACCCGACGAATCGGTTCGAGACGTTAAGCGTTTCCGACGATCTGGAGCATTTGGATCGAACCGATGCCAACGAGTTCGCCGCGCGGAAGGTGCCGACGCAGTATTTCGCCGATGCGACACAGTCGTTGGTGACTAAGAACGACAGCCCCGACATTCCGTTCACGTACAGCTTGAACCCTTATCGAGGGTGTGCTCATGGGTGTAGCTACTGCTATGCCCGGCCGTATCACGAATACTTGGGGTTCAGCAGCGGGCTCGACTTCGAAACCAAGATTATGGTCAAGCGAGATGCCCCACAACTGTTTCGTGACTTCTTGAAACGGAAGACTTGGAAGTGTGAAGTGATTGCGATGTCTGGCGTCACCGATTGCTACCAGCCGGCCGAAAAGGAATTCGAGGTCACCAAGGGGTGCTTGGAGGTGGCCTTGGAGGCGCGGCAGCCGATTGGAATCATCACGAAGAATGCATTGGTCCTGCGCGATCTTGAACTGCTGCGGGAAATGGCTCGGCATCGGCTGGTTTGCGTGAACTTGAGCATCACATCACTCGATCAAAAGCTGACCAGGCTGATGGAACCGCGCACGTCGAGCCCTGCGGCAAGACTCAGGGCGATCGAGCAGCTGACCGCGGCCGGCATTCCGGTGAACGTAATGGTGGCGCCCATTATCCCAGGGCTGAACGACACCGAAGTTCCGAATATCTTGGAGGCAGCCGCGGCGAAGGGGGCCCTGAGTGCCGGATACACGCTGCTGAGATTGCCGCACGCCGTGAAAGAGATCTTTGTTGCTTGGCTAGAGGAAAACTTGCCGGAACATGCCGAGCGGGTTCGTTCGCGGATCGAAGCTTGCCGAGGTGGGCAACTGACCGACTCACGGTGGGGAAGCCGCATGCGGGGCGAAGGCATCATCGCTTCGACGATTGCGAAAACATTTTCTATCTTTCGTACGCGTTACGGACTAGAACAAAAGAAGGTCGCGTTAGATACGACACAATTCCGTGGGCCTACCCAAAATGGAAAGTCGCAAATGCGAATGTTTTAGCTGAACCGATCTTGCTTGACTTCCGTAGGAACGAGTAAAGAATGCTAAGGCATTTCCCTTTCTATTAGCTTGCAGAGACCTCCTTTCACGATGCGTTCCTTTTTGCAAACGACGATGATCTTTGGCCTCGCCCTGCTGTTGGCGATCGGTCCGGGGTGGTGTCGTATGCATTGCCAGGCAGCTTCCGCTTCAGGAATCGCCGGCTCTGGAAACTTCGCGGTGGCTTCCTGCTGTCAGTCAAGCCGTGCCCTGGTATCGAGTACGGCGGCATCGAATACGGCCGAACATCCTTCCCCCGGGATTCCGTCCAGCGAAGATTGCCGCTGCCAGGTTCGGCCGGTGACCAACGAAGTTCGTTTGGTTACCGTCGAGGTTCCGTCGTTGTTTCTGATCGCAGATTGGCTGTCGGTCGAACCGCTGGGTCTTGGGCTGCTGCCAAAGACGACGCTCACGCAAACACACGAGACGCCTCCCGTCCCGATTCACGTTCTGAAGTGTGTCTGGCGCTGTTAACGTTCTGCCGTTCTCAGCCCTTTCTATTGCCAACTGAAGCTGACGTGCGCGGAAAGTCCGTGACGCGCCGGCAACTGCTACACACTTAATTACTTCTATTTGAAATTGAAAAGGACGTGATGATGATCACTAAACTTGTTTTTGGTTCGTTGGTTGCTTTGGGTCTTGGTTTCGGTGCGATGTCGGTTCCTGCGACGACTGCCTCGCAGGCACCTCAGGCCGACTGTTGCACGCTGCAATTGGAATGCTGTGAAACGCAGGAAGCTTGCTGCGACGACGTGAAGCCAACGTGCTGCGAAGAAGGTCAGGCATGCTGCGAAGAAGTCGCCGCGTGCTGCAGCAAATAGTGCGATTGCTCGCGTTATGATGAATTAAACGTGGCCCCTTTTCAGGATTCGCCTGGAAAAGGGGCTTTTTATGCGCTTTTGCAGGGCGGTTGGTTGAAGCGTGGCAAGTGGGGAAGGATAATAGGACACCCTCTCCAAAACCCCATCCTCTAACTCAACCTAGGAGTTTCCTACCCATGCAGAAATCTTGGCTGATGTTTGGCTTGTTGATCTTTGGCTTCGCGGCAACGGCCCAAGCGGAAGAAGGCTGGGTCGAACTGTTCAACGGTAAAGACCTGAGCGGCTGGACCCAAAAGAACGGCACCGCCACGTACGAAGTTAAAGACGGCACCATTCTTGGCACCACCAAGACCGGCAGCCCTAACTCTTTCCTGTGCACCGACGAAGAGTACGGCAACTTTGAACTCGAGTTCGACGTGAAAGTTCACGACAAGCTGAACTCCGGGGTTCAAATTCGTTCGCAGACCAAGGGCGACACCAACGACGGTCGCGTGAATGGTCCTCAAGTCGAAATCGAAGCTGGCAAAGCGGAAGCTGGTTACGTTTACGGCGAAGCGACCGGCCGCGGTTGGTTGACTCCTAAGGAACGTCTCAAGCCACATTCGCACTTCAAGAGCGGCGAGTGGAATCACTACCGCGTTGTTGCTAACGGCCCACGTATTCAAACGTGGATCAATGGCGAAATGATCGAAGACCTGAACGACGAAGAGATCTACAAGTCGCATCCGAAGGGATTCATCGGCCTGCAGGTGCACGGCATCGGCAAGCAACAAGGTCCTTACGACGTCGCTTGGAAAAACATCAAACTGAAGAAGCTGGCCGACTAGTTTTCTAGTAGCTTAGCGCCCAAATCTTTAGGTGGTCATTGCTTAGGTGATGACCACCTTTTTTTGTGTGAACCTTCAAAAGCCATCGTGATTGCCGCACGACCACCACGGTTAAGAACACGTAAACCGGCCACCATTTCTTCTTGAGCGGTTGTCAGCGAATTCTCGGCAAATCGAGCCGATAAGTCGCGATTCTACGCGTCGCTCCGGTTTTTCTATCGCATTCTTCCAGGTTTGGCATAGTGCTTGCCATGTACCTAAGCCAACAAGCAATTCGTGGAAGATCGTCGTACCCATCGTTCGACGAGACTCGAATACGTCGCCCCAAGTCCGAACACGTATTCGCGAACTTGGAAGTTCCCCCTCAATCATGAGAAAGGAAAGACTATGAAAATCACGCCAAGCAATTGGATTCTAGGGCTGGTCGCAGCGACCGGTTTGGCACTCGCTGGTACGGCCAACGCTCAAGACCTCGGCGGTGTTGTCGAATCCGCTGGTGAGGCCGTAAGCGGCGCCGCTGATGCAGGTGCCAATGCCGGCGCTAACGTTCAGGGTGCCGTTGAAGGTGCTGCTGATGCCGGAGTTCAAGGCGCCGTCGAAGGTACTCGTGGTGCTGTCGATGCTGGTGCTGATGCAGGTGCCAACGTTACACCACCCGCAACGCCTGCTACGCCTGACACCCCAGCACGTGGGCTGACCGAATCGATCGAAGGTGCTGCTGGTGATGCGGCCGCTGACGTTGACGCGAGTCTAGACGCACAAGCTCCGAACTTGAATGACGCTCCGAATCCACCTCAAGTGGGTGCTGACGTCGACGCAGATGTCGATGCCAACATTAACAGCAACCGTCTAGATGCCGACGCACGGATTAACGCCGATGGTCGTGTTGATGCCGATGCTCGTATGCGTGACCGAGATGGTCGCGATCGAGATCGTGACTTCGACCGTGGCGACCGAGATCGTCGTGATCGCGACATGGACCGTAACGCTCGCTGGCGTTTCAAGAACCAGAACGGTACCTGGTGGTACTGGACTCCAGCCAACAGCTGGATGGTTTACCGTAACGGCGGTTGGGTGAACTACAACGGTCCTGGTTACGGTCACGGTGGTGCATGGTACGACAACTACCAACCACGTCGTACGACCGGATACCGTGGTGGTGACTACCGAGATGGTTACTACTACCGCGATAACGACGGCATGCGATTCTACTACGATGGTGGCCGACGTTATTACTACGACAACGATGGTCGATACTACTTCGACGGTGCCAACCGTCGTTACGATCGCCGATTCGCTGATCCAGACGTCCGCCGTGGTGCTGGTATCGGAGCCGGCATCGGTGGAGCCATCGGTGGTCGAGAAGGTGCCCGAATCGGTGCTGGTATCGGTGCCGCTGTCGGCGACGCCGCTGACTAGTCGCTAGTCGGCAATCAGCTAGATGCTTAGGGACAGAGCCCCGCGAGGCGAAAAGCTTCGCGGGGCTTTTTAATGCGCCGGCTAGAACGCTATAGATTGAACAAAGCCGCTCAGTCTTGCATCTTCAGCGAGAGTGTTAGCGGTTTGGTTCCCCGGACCAGCTTGACGGCCACCTTTTCGCCGGGCATGCAGTTTTGAGCCGCGTAGGCGAGCAAGTCGGTTTCGCGGGCCAGATCATCGCGGCCGTCGTATCCAACGATAACATCATCGACGCGAAAGCCGGTGTTCTTCGCCAACGCATGCTTGCCATATCGTCCTACGAAGCGAACACGCAGAGCCATCTTTTCCGGATCGGTAATGCCTGCTTTTCGTCGCTGTTCGGCCGAAGCTTCCTCTAAGACAAGACCACCCAGCACCATCCCACGCATGGGCCATGCACCGACACGCCAGGAAAGATCGTCCTGTTGTCGCCAGCCTTCGGTCAGCGTGATCGATTTGGCAAGTTGTTTGCCATCTCGAACGATCACCGCGGCGAGGGTGTCTTGCGGTTTCGCGTGGTGCAACACCCACTGCATATCGGCAATCGAAAGCATGACTTGGCCATTAAGGGCGAACACCTGATCGCCGGCCTGCAGACCTGCTTCGCTTGCAATCGAATCTTCCGTTACTTCTTTGATGGTGTTCATCGTGCTGGGGTCGATCACCATCCCGATCGCTTTGGGGTGAGGATACGGAAAGAGAAACTCGGTGGGAATTGCCTGACCGCGGCTCCGGAAGAAGTTCTTTTGGGCGTCACCGATTTGATGGCAATGAATGCAACTTTTGACGACATCCCCTTCGTAATTGAGCGTGTCGGTGAACTTGTCTTTCAGCGACGGAAACTTCTCCGGCGAAGCGAACAGCGGCTTATCGCCATGCTTCCCCTCGAAGTACGACTTATTGCGGGGGTAGTTGGCGTGCAGCTTCAGGCCGGCATCGAGTGCTTCCGTCAAGCCTTCAATTGAAACGTCGCTTGTCCAGTCGGTACGATGCGATCGGGTACCGAAGCGGCCGTAGATTGTCTTGTCGGGGTTCATCAGAAACACGGCAAACGATTGATCGTAGTCGTACTGGAACAAGTCCAAGTCTAAGCCGTTGGTGCCGACAATTCGGACGCGGACATACTTGTCCAGCAGCGGACGCAGGACGGGATCTTTCTCCATGATCTCTTCGTCCAGCTTGACGCACTCTTCGCAAGGAATGCAGCGTAGGACGACCAGCAGCGGCTTGCCGGTTTCTTTCGCCTCGGCAATTCCTTTTTGGAAGTCGTTGTAGATCCAATAGCCTTCCGAAAGAACTTTTTCGCGGTCGCCGCGAACTTTCTCTTCGCGTGTCAGGCTGACTGGTGCCTTTCCGTCTTCCGCGAGCAGCGGGACACTGCTCAGTACGCATAGCAACATGGCGCACCAGGAACGTGAAAGCTGAATCATGGGATTCGCTCCGAAATGAAGTGGGTGATTAGAAATCGCAGAAAAGAGAACTGACCGTCGTACTTGCGGCAAGCTTGGATGCCGTGGGGCAAGCCGTTGGCATCCTATCGCAAAGCTCGACGATCTGAGTAACGGTTACTTCGGGTTACGGAAGCAGTACAAACCATTGACGCTGCGAAGGTACAACGCGTCGTCCATAGGCACCCCGGAAGCTTGAAAGCCCGAGGGGAAATCGGCCTGGCTGACTTCGATGTACTCTTCCGGCGAAGCTTTGAACACAGTGGCATGGCCGTCGTCCGTCATGGCATACAAGTTGTCTCCTGCACATACGAGCGAGGCTCGGTAGTTGCCGCCGATTCGTTTGATCCAATCGACATCGCCGGTCACTGCATCGCGGCACGAGACCACGCCGCCATCGTCCAGCATGAAGATTTTGTCGTCAATAAAGACAGGACCAGGTCGCAGTGGTACCCCTTTGCCGGCAGTCCATTTGATGTGCGTGCTTGTGACGTCGCCACTGCCTGAGGGATCGACGGTGACGATCAAGTTCTTACCATGTCCGGGGAAAATGTAGATGAGCCCGTGCCGATAGATCGGTCGAATGGCCGCGTTCATCCCGCCATGCTGCACGCTCCATAAGATCTTGCCGGTCTCGGGATCGAACGACTGGGTTTCATATGCACTGGGATAGATCAACTGCCGGCGGCCATTATGGTTAATCAGCAGCGCGGTGCCGTACGCTTTCATCCAGTCGCCATTATCGGTGTTGTACTTGATATTGCGGTCGGTCTTCCAAACGGTTTCGCCGGTCGCTTTATCGAGGGCGACGACATACTGCACGTCGAAGCCATCGAACGCGACGTATAGGTTTTTGTCGTCCAGGATCGGTGACGAAGCGGGCCCGCGATGATGTTGGCAAGGGAGATCGCGACGCTGCCAAATGATTTCGCCCGACTTCGTATCGAGACATGCAGTGCCATATTTACCGTAGTGCAGATAGATGCGACCTTCTTCAATGGCCGGCGTACACGATGCGTAGCTGTTGGTGTGGTGGGCTTCGTCGACTTCTTCGTTTTCAAAGATCAACAGGTCGTGCAGTTTTTCGCCGGTGTTGCGGTCGTAACACAATGCGTACTGCTTGAGTCCATCTTCGGTTGCGGTCGTAATCCAAAGTTGATCTCCCCAGATGACAGGGGACGACCAGCCTTTGCCGTGTGGCTCTGCTTTCCAAGCGATATTGGCAGGGTCGCTTAAGTCGGTGGGGACTTTGGCCGCGAAGTTCGCCCCGTTACCGTCGGTGCCACGAAACTCAGGCCAATTGTGTTCAGCGGACAAAATGTTCCAGGAAAAGCATGCAAGGCAGAAAGAAAGGAAAATCGGCAGACGCATTCTGCAATACCCTTAACGAGGTTCGAGCGGGGAGGATCGTTGCGCTAGGCGGCGGGAGGCCCCATTATCGTCCGCTGCGGTAAGCCGCGTCAACTCAAATGCCCTTCATTGCCCCGACAGAGCATCTACAATAAGCAAAACCTGAGAACAGGCAGAAAAGCACCACTAAGAGGCAAAATCGTGCAATTTGAAGGTTATATCTTCGACCTGGATGGAACGCTGGCCGATACGATGCCGGCTCACTATTTGTCGTGGCGTCAGGTCACCGAGAAGCATGGCTTGGAGTTCTCGGAAGATCGGTTCTACTCGATGGGGGGGATGCCGACCGAGCGAATCTTCAATATTCTCGCCGAAGAGCAGGGCGTCACGCTCGACGCATTGGAATGTGCTCACGAGAAGGAAGACGCATTTGTCGAACTGATTTCCGAGGTCGAGCCGATCGAGCCGGTCCTGGAAGTGGTTCGGTTGAATCATGGCAAAGTGCCGATGGCGGTTGCCACCGGGGCGATGCGATGGGTGATGGATCGCATTTTGAAAGAACTTGAGATCCGCGATTACTTTCAGGCGTTCGTCTGCTCGGAAGATACCGAGCGGCACAAGCCGTTCCCGGATGTGTTTCTGGAAGCGGCCAAGCGTTTGAACGTCGCCCCCGAAAAGTGCTGCGTTTACGAAGATGCCCAACTCGGCATCGAAGCAGGGCAGGCTGCCGGGATGCACGTTGTCGACGTGCGAGAATTTCATACCCCTCGGCGGATCACCGCGGGGGCGTAGGGTACCGAACGTTTCATGCTGACGAATATCTACCATCATAAAATCGATGTCGTGTCCGACGATATCGATGTGCAAGGGCACGTAAATAACCTGGTCTACTTAAAGTGGATGCAGGACGCAGCCGTGGCCCATTCGTTGGAAAAGGGCTGGGGCCAGAAGCAATACGACGAACTCCGCTGCGGCTGGGTCGTTCGTGCCCATCAAATCGAATACCGCTGGCCAGCGTTTGAGAACGACCAGCTGGAAGTGGTCACGTGGGTCGACTCCTTCCGCCGGGCCTCGTGCGTCCGTAAATACGAAATCCGCCGCAGCCGCGACGAAAAAGTGTTGGCCATTGCCCAGACCAATTGGGCATTTGTCGACCTCGACAAGCGGATGCCGGCGAAAGTCCCCCAAGCCATCATCGACGCGTTCCGCAACGAAGACGTGGCCCAGACGTCGTAGATTTTGGACGTTTTGGCCTCCCCCGGACCGTGATAACCCGCATTTTTTGAATTCTGGGGCCAAATCTTGGTGCCGGAGCTAAGCGGTTCGTATACTTAGGGATAGGGTTTTTCTCGCCATTTCCCACAGAGAGCTTGCCGGTGCGACGCCGATTGGTTGCCAAGACGTTCTGTACTTCCTTCATTGCTGCGGCAATGGGGCTGGCAGGATTCTGCGCTATCGCCGAGGCGGAAGTCTTTCACCTGGCCAGCGGTGGGACGGTCGAAGGAACGCTGCTGAATCCGGACGAATCGCCTCGCGCGACGTACCAGGTCAAAACCGATAACGGCACGCTGGTGCTTGGTAAGACGACCGTTCGCGACGTCGTGGCTTTCTCGGCTCAGTTGAAGCAGTACGAAGAGTTTCTGCCGCGCATGCCAGACACCGTCGAAGGCCAACTGCAAATGGCCAAGTGGTGCGATCAGAACAATCTGCCGGAGAAGCGGGACTATCACTACAACGAAGTCCTACGGCGCGAGCCAGACAACGTCGACGCACGTAAGGCCCTCGGCTACGAACGTTTTCAGAACAAGTGGATCATCCGCGACGATTGGCTGCGACAGCAGGGATACATTCGCGATGGGCGTCGCTGGCGATTTCCGCAAGACCTGAAGATGATGGCCGAAGATCAAAAGATCGAAGACCAGCAAGTCGAATGGCGGAAGCAAGTCCGTAACTGGCGATCGTGGCTAAAGCGTGGCGGCGACAAAGCTCAGGAAGCGGCCAAGGGGCTGCAATCGCTGACCGATCCTAACGCTGGCTTGGCGGTGATCGAAGTTCTGGAAGATGAAAAGCACCCTGCGGTGCGCGAACTGCTTGTTGAAGCATTGTCCGGGATCAAGACACCCCAAACGACGATGACGTTAGTCAAGATCGCCGCAAACGACCCGGACGATTCTCTCCGTGATCGAGCCACCATCGCACTCGAGCAGCGGGAAAGCCAACTCGCCGTCAGCTATTTGATCACTCAGTTGAAAAGTGACGACAATACAGCGGTCAATCGAGCCGCGATTGTGCTAGGGCGTTTGAAGCATCCCGCGAGCGTCCTACCGTTGATGGATGCCCTGGTAACGACGCATAAGTTCCAAGTGAAGAAGGGAACTCAGCCTGGCCGTACGAACGCCGCGTTCAGCAACACCGGCGGTGGCGGTATGTCGTTTGGCTCGGAAAAAGCCCAGATCATCGACAAAGACATTCAGAACCGAGGGGTGCGTGTCGCGCTGCGTCAGGTTTTGGACGAAGAAGTCGATTTCCAATTCGACGAAGCCGCCTGGAAAGCTTGGTACGCTAACAAGAAGATGCCACTGAGCGTCGACCTTCGCCGCGACGGTTAGTCCACCGCTATTTACCGGCGAATTTTCTCGCTTGTTCCCGCACGCCGACGCCGACCATTTCTTCCCAGGTCTCAATCAGCTGTTTAAAGATCGGGCCTGGTTTGCCGACACTGATCGGTTTGCCGTTCCATTGATTGCACGGCACGATGCATGGCGACGTGCTCGTCAGCAGCACTTCATCCGCTGTGGCGAAATCTTCTGGCGTCAATTGTTTGTGCGTGACAGGAATATCGAGCTGTTTGGCCAGCATCTCGAGCGTGGCGATACTGATGCCTGGCAACACGAGTTCGGCCGGAGGAAGTTCCAATCCGGTGTTGGGGTGGTACTTGGCGATGTTGGCGGTTGTGGCTTCCATCACGTAGCCTGCTTGATCGAGCAAAACGGCTCGCGCGGCGGGATCTTGCTTCTTCGCTTCCAAGTCGGCCAGGTAATAATGCACGCGCGAGCGAACTTTCAGTTCACGCGGCCAACACTCGACCGGGGTCTGACGCGTTTGCGGGACGATCAATGCCTGACCAGCTTCGTAAAGATGGGCAAACGTATCGAAGGCGACCATCTGCGTGTGAACGGCCAGCCGACCCGTTTTGTGTGGCTTGTAGACCTGATCCATCGAGCCGGGGGTGATGAAGATTGTCACACCCAAATCGGCTCCGGCTGGAAGTAGCGGGTAATTGTGCTCGATAATTTGATGAACGACAACGGTCAGCGACTGCTTCGATTCCGGCGACTGGACGTCGACCATTTGCAAGCTGTTCCAGAGACGATCGAGATGCTCGTCAAGTCGAAAGATCTTGCCGTTGAACGTGCGACACTGTTCCGCGACGGTGGTCCCCAGTACGAACCCGGCATCGCTAAGCGGAATGGTCAGTTCGCTGTGAGGTATCCAGGTACCTTCCCAGTAGGCGATTGGCCCTGCCATGGGGTGTCCTTCTTCAAGCGGGAAAGAGATCGAGCGGCGCGTTCTGGAGTGAAGCGGCGAAGATTACGTTCGCTGCGAGCTTACCGCAGAAGTCTCGTCAGGGGAAGTTACCGCGTTGTCGGTCGGTTCGCTACTGGTCAGCTGAATCAGATTGCCACCTTCGGCGGATTGCTTCGAGCCACAACCGCAGCCCCCGCAACCACCTCCGCTGCATGCCGATGCCGCACCCAGGATGCTCCGGTAAATGGCCCAGCCGATATACCCAAACGCCGAGCCAACGATCAGAAGCACGATTAAGTTTTGCCACATGGGGAAACTCCTTGGCCTATCGTTGCGTGTTCGGGGGGAAAGTCAAATGGAGGGGGCTTCAATCTTCGATGTTCAGTTTTCAGTGAAGACCGATGGGGGTAGCTAAAGCGTATCATCGGCAGATGGCCCCGCTTCAGCCAGCAATTTTAACTCAGCAGGATTGCGGCGGAGACTTGGTAGGTGATCAGGGCTCCGACGTAGGCCAGGACCGTCATGTAAACGAACGTGAAAATGGGCCATCGCCAGCTGTTGGTTTCGCGTTTAATAACGGCCAATGTCGCAGCACATTGAGCACATAACGCGAAGAACACCATGATCGACAACGCGACAGGGATGTTGAACACTTTGTCCTCGCTGCCGTCCCACGTGGCTCCCTTGATCGTTTCTCGCAGCGGTTCGGACTCTTCGTCTTCATCGCCACCTAGATTGTAGAGCACGCCCATGGTACTGATGATCACTTCGCGAGCCGG is a window of Bremerella sp. TYQ1 DNA encoding:
- a CDS encoding PQQ-binding-like beta-propeller repeat protein, producing the protein MSAEHNWPEFRGTDGNGANFAAKVPTDLSDPANIAWKAEPHGKGWSSPVIWGDQLWITTATEDGLKQYALCYDRNTGEKLHDLLIFENEEVDEAHHTNSYASCTPAIEEGRIYLHYGKYGTACLDTKSGEIIWQRRDLPCQHHRGPASSPILDDKNLYVAFDGFDVQYVVALDKATGETVWKTDRNIKYNTDNGDWMKAYGTALLINHNGRRQLIYPSAYETQSFDPETGKILWSVQHGGMNAAIRPIYRHGLIYIFPGHGKNLIVTVDPSGSGDVTSTHIKWTAGKGVPLRPGPVFIDDKIFMLDDGGVVSCRDAVTGDVDWIKRIGGNYRASLVCAGDNLYAMTDDGHATVFKASPEEYIEVSQADFPSGFQASGVPMDDALYLRSVNGLYCFRNPK
- a CDS encoding HAD family phosphatase; translation: MQFEGYIFDLDGTLADTMPAHYLSWRQVTEKHGLEFSEDRFYSMGGMPTERIFNILAEEQGVTLDALECAHEKEDAFVELISEVEPIEPVLEVVRLNHGKVPMAVATGAMRWVMDRILKELEIRDYFQAFVCSEDTERHKPFPDVFLEAAKRLNVAPEKCCVYEDAQLGIEAGQAAGMHVVDVREFHTPRRITAGA
- a CDS encoding DUF1080 domain-containing protein, encoding MQKSWLMFGLLIFGFAATAQAEEGWVELFNGKDLSGWTQKNGTATYEVKDGTILGTTKTGSPNSFLCTDEEYGNFELEFDVKVHDKLNSGVQIRSQTKGDTNDGRVNGPQVEIEAGKAEAGYVYGEATGRGWLTPKERLKPHSHFKSGEWNHYRVVANGPRIQTWINGEMIEDLNDEEIYKSHPKGFIGLQVHGIGKQQGPYDVAWKNIKLKKLAD
- a CDS encoding Trx7/PDZ domain-containing (seleno)protein encodes the protein MIQLSRSWCAMLLCVLSSVPLLAEDGKAPVSLTREEKVRGDREKVLSEGYWIYNDFQKGIAEAKETGKPLLVVLRCIPCEECVKLDEEIMEKDPVLRPLLDKYVRVRIVGTNGLDLDLFQYDYDQSFAVFLMNPDKTIYGRFGTRSHRTDWTSDVSIEGLTEALDAGLKLHANYPRNKSYFEGKHGDKPLFASPEKFPSLKDKFTDTLNYEGDVVKSCIHCHQIGDAQKNFFRSRGQAIPTEFLFPYPHPKAIGMVIDPSTMNTIKEVTEDSIASEAGLQAGDQVFALNGQVMLSIADMQWVLHHAKPQDTLAAVIVRDGKQLAKSITLTEGWRQQDDLSWRVGAWPMRGMVLGGLVLEEASAEQRRKAGITDPEKMALRVRFVGRYGKHALAKNTGFRVDDVIVGYDGRDDLARETDLLAYAAQNCMPGEKVAVKLVRGTKPLTLSLKMQD
- a CDS encoding aminotransferase class IV; protein product: MAGPIAYWEGTWIPHSELTIPLSDAGFVLGTTVAEQCRTFNGKIFRLDEHLDRLWNSLQMVDVQSPESKQSLTVVVHQIIEHNYPLLPAGADLGVTIFITPGSMDQVYKPHKTGRLAVHTQMVAFDTFAHLYEAGQALIVPQTRQTPVECWPRELKVRSRVHYYLADLEAKKQDPAARAVLLDQAGYVMEATTANIAKYHPNTGLELPPAELVLPGISIATLEMLAKQLDIPVTHKQLTPEDFATADEVLLTSTSPCIVPCNQWNGKPISVGKPGPIFKQLIETWEEMVGVGVREQARKFAGK
- a CDS encoding thioesterase family protein → MLTNIYHHKIDVVSDDIDVQGHVNNLVYLKWMQDAAVAHSLEKGWGQKQYDELRCGWVVRAHQIEYRWPAFENDQLEVVTWVDSFRRASCVRKYEIRRSRDEKVLAIAQTNWAFVDLDKRMPAKVPQAIIDAFRNEDVAQTS
- a CDS encoding PA0069 family radical SAM protein, coding for MRKAIGRGTSENPTNRFETLSVSDDLEHLDRTDANEFAARKVPTQYFADATQSLVTKNDSPDIPFTYSLNPYRGCAHGCSYCYARPYHEYLGFSSGLDFETKIMVKRDAPQLFRDFLKRKTWKCEVIAMSGVTDCYQPAEKEFEVTKGCLEVALEARQPIGIITKNALVLRDLELLREMARHRLVCVNLSITSLDQKLTRLMEPRTSSPAARLRAIEQLTAAGIPVNVMVAPIIPGLNDTEVPNILEAAAAKGALSAGYTLLRLPHAVKEIFVAWLEENLPEHAERVRSRIEACRGGQLTDSRWGSRMRGEGIIASTIAKTFSIFRTRYGLEQKKVALDTTQFRGPTQNGKSQMRMF
- a CDS encoding HEAT repeat domain-containing protein gives rise to the protein MRRRLVAKTFCTSFIAAAMGLAGFCAIAEAEVFHLASGGTVEGTLLNPDESPRATYQVKTDNGTLVLGKTTVRDVVAFSAQLKQYEEFLPRMPDTVEGQLQMAKWCDQNNLPEKRDYHYNEVLRREPDNVDARKALGYERFQNKWIIRDDWLRQQGYIRDGRRWRFPQDLKMMAEDQKIEDQQVEWRKQVRNWRSWLKRGGDKAQEAAKGLQSLTDPNAGLAVIEVLEDEKHPAVRELLVEALSGIKTPQTTMTLVKIAANDPDDSLRDRATIALEQRESQLAVSYLITQLKSDDNTAVNRAAIVLGRLKHPASVLPLMDALVTTHKFQVKKGTQPGRTNAAFSNTGGGGMSFGSEKAQIIDKDIQNRGVRVALRQVLDEEVDFQFDEAAWKAWYANKKMPLSVDLRRDG